Below is a window of Malania oleifera isolate guangnan ecotype guangnan chromosome 1, ASM2987363v1, whole genome shotgun sequence DNA.
TTCCTAGTTGTGTTTTTCATATTATTGTTTTTTGATATGACTAACCTATCTAGTCGTCTTTTTGTTTGGTTTGGCCTTGCTATACTTATGCAATAGTTAGGGTCTGTTCACTTctggaaaacatttttcattttccatttccaactttatgaagaattacaaaaaatGCCATCTTATTTTCTAGTTCTTCAACATTTATATAGGAAAGTTGGAGATGAAATAAggtagttttatttatttatttatttattttgttggtaattttaagaaaataacaacaacaacaaaccttaAGTCATAccaagtggggtcggctatatgaatcctttttcgccaattcaccTGATCAAgagcgttttcctctattagattaagggctattaaatccttcctcactacctcattccaagttattttagaccTACCTTGCTAGTTTTCATGCtagaaataataactaactcactcctcctcacaggtgctctactagaCATGCGTTTCAAATGACTAAACCATTTaagtcgcccctcccttatcttgtttttaaCCGGTGCTATGTctaaattattgtgtatatgcttatttcttactttatcttttaatgttaaaccactcatccaccttaaaatTTGCATCttagcaacttttattttttgtacatgttcttagttgcccaacactTTGAATCATAAAGCATTGCTGGCCTTATagctatcttataaaactttatttttaattgtaaGGGTATattacgatcacacaacacacctgacacactccttcattttacccaacctgttttaattttatgtactacatcttgttcaatttcttctttagcttgcataatagaaccaagatatctaaatctatcaatgCTATTAATCTTTTGATTATCAAGGTTAATCTTCTTTctgttgctactccttacataagtgaaattacatttcatatgttCTATcgtattcctacttatcctaaacccttcagATTCTAATGTGACTTTACAAAGTTCTAGCTTAGGTTCCACTCTGCTCCTATTATCTTCAATTGACAagatatcatttgcaaacaacatacaccaaaggATCTCATTATGGATATTCCTAGTTAGTTCATCAATTGCTAAAGTAAAAAGACATGAACTCAaaatagaaccttgatgtacacctattgtagTTGGAAAATCTATAGATTCTCCTCCTATAGTCCTAACGCTaatcactactctatcatacatatccctAATGACCTCCGTATATCTGCTACAAACTCctttcttttctaagacccaccaaaaaAGTTctctaggtactctatcataaggtttctctaagtcaataaaaatcatatggaggtccctcttcttttccttgtACTTTTCCTTTAAACTTCTTAACAGATAAATGGcttctgttgttgatctcccagccataaaaccaaattgattttttgaaatcttcatttctaatcttattATATGTTTAATTAtgctttcccataatttcatcgtatgactcattaTCTTAATTCCATGGTAGTTGTTATAGTTTTGaatattgcctttgtttttgtacaaaGGTACTAACGTACTTTTTCTCCATTCTTTTGGTTCTTTtaacattttcttggtttttataatagtgttgaatagattagttaaccaaataattcctttatcccctaaacatttccgaACCTCAATTGGTgttttatctggtcctatagctttCCCACTTTTCGTCCTTTTTaatgccatcttaacttcaaagactctaattttacgaataaatctcctatttttagtcgtCTCCTCATTGGTCACTTCCAAgctcaatctttcattttggtttcaTTAAGCAACTTATCCAAGTATCTACaccacttttttttttgtcttcttctctaattaagacattttcattctcgtcctttatacattttacatacctaaatctttgcattttctttctctagctctagcaagtttataattgtctttttctccttttgtaGATAGTTATGGGGGtcttttgaaataattatgagtagttatagggataaatttagcataattataagggtattttaggAGAGTTGTGGGTAGTTAAAGGAGTATCTTGGAATACTCATTggtagttatagggataaatttgacatttttgaaatatgACACCAAATAGGGGAATCTCCTTTATAATAGTATAGAAGTATCATACGCTTTATGTTTATCTTcgctaatatttttatttttattttgcattttttcttgtttttttatatttttcacgattttctatatttctataattttttcatattttatagcAATTTCTTTTTATCTTAACGGTTTTTtagacttcttgatcccaccaccagtattcctttggactcacctaaacctcctaaacctcttttgctatccttacgaTAGAATTCACCATTTTACACCCCACATTTGTTCATTCTATCTTTGAATTtaactatattatctcccttcaagttccaccatctagttctcttatgTTGATTTATGCTGTtactcttccattttttaatatgtatatgtaaTACAAAGACgctatgttgtgtagccaaactttcacctaTAATAACTTTATAATCTTTAAAAGATAGACGATCTTTGTTCTTAGTTGAGAATAAATCCATTTGGCTTTTATtatacccactcttgaaagttattaagtgttcttctctttttataaagcaagtattcaatataaccaaattgtaTGACATGGtaattttaagaaaaatgggAATAAAAATGGAAACTGTTTTCCACAAATGCATAGAGGCCCTTAAGCAGTGCATTTCCTAGATAATGTTAATAGAGGAAATTCTTGCTCagttttcaatttgtttttgCTAATATATGATATGCACATACATGGGGCAATAAAAATGAATTAGGCCGTTGGATTGAAAAATTCATTGCATGCCTAGCTTGATGATCTAATTTGGGCACCATCTAATATCTAATTGGGCTGGATCAATGTGGTCAAACCTAgagttattttaaattttaaaaatcttaaagtagaaataaaaaatttgaatgtaTTGATCCTATGTGATTGTCAGACTCACATTCAATCAGCTCGTTATGAATAATATGAACTTTCAAATAGTTGAGAGTATTTCTCATAATTCCATGTGACCCGTCAGAAAACAAGCGTCATGAATCTTAGTGAACTGTAGGTGTTAGGTGAGGATTGCCACATGTCTCTCCATGTGTGAGCAACTGTGCATGTGTGCGTGCATGCAGCAATAAATCCTAGAATTTTGTTTCTCTTTTGGTTTGTTTTTGAATCCCACATCTTTTATGTGCTGCCTCTCTCATTATATCTCACATCTTTTGTGCTGCTTCTTTCACTATCAAGGTTtttaaatttaactttttaattttttttacaaatctTCTTTTCTCTTAATGTGATTTATTCTGTATCATATTGATCCTAATGCGACCATAAGCTGTGGCATTAAATTGCAAACCTGAGATTGTTATGCTGTACACTGTTTATCTTCCTGGAGGCAAAGATATATGGTTGGATTGCAGAAAGTACTAGAGTAAAAAGCAAAGACAGAGAGAGACAATTTGAAGTGCTCCATAAATTATGACAGGAAGGGTttaagaagaatttttaaaacgAGTTGTTTGAGTTTTgtagttttcttttctttcctcttctttttctttttacctTGTTCGTAAAATTTGTGAAAAATGTCAACTGATCTGTAGGCGGGGACGGATGATAGTAATTTGCTCCAATCTGAAACATAAATAAAGACAACTATAATAAGGGTTCTGTATGCAAATAAAAAAATGAGGGATCTGTTTTTTTGACATGAAATGGGACTTCTTGtttgaaacttggaaaatattatgGAAAGGAAATTAAAATACGAAGGATTCCATTTcttcatgtttggttattaaggaaagtgagaaggataataaaaaatatatatatgccaaatcaatgaacaaaattttgattttacagatcaataacatttaatttttcttaatttttaattatattagaacaaTTTTCCATtctaatagtatttgatatagagagaagACATAATGGAAATTGAATTTCCTTCctactttatttttcttttcctaaaCAAAATACTTATCCAAATGGGCCCTTAGTTTGTATTTCTTCCATTCTCTCttgataaagtttcttttgctataaaaaatgTTCTCTGTTGCTTCTCTCTTGAATGGAAGTTTAATTTTCATGACTTCTAACAAAGATATTAGACTACTATCACATAATTTGCAATTCAAACTGCATAGAGAAATGGATGTGCAGTTCTCTTGTGCTCTGATAAAATGATTCTCCATCTGCCTTCATATATTAGAATATTTAATCATTAGCCTTCTGAGTGCTGATATTTAGCTATGGAACTATCTTAACCATTGTTTTCTAGGTAAGCCACTCTCTTTTTAGTTATCATCATATTTTCATGGCTGCTCTTTTCCCTCCAATTTCTTTTGAATTCTTGTATATTTTTCCTTCGTTGTTTTTTTAAGATGATTGCATCTTATTTATAATCTTTTTACATACATTTAGTcttcataataatatttgagaAGTGTCTTGGTAAGTGTTTATACGTAATGAGAAATTGCTTGTTCTTGTTAGTGGACGCTGATTGATTATTGTAGTTCAGTAGTTGTATTATCAACCCTGCTATCTATTTTGTTTCAGTTTCAGACTTTCAATTATGGAGAGGATATAACATTTGttttatgtataatatatatatttccatgtATTTTTTCAAAAACTTCATGATATTTTTAACAGATGGAGAAACTTGAAAGGGAAATCAAGGAATCAAAGTTGGCAGAGTTGACGAACAAACACTTTGCAGCAAGTTCCATCCCAAAAGGCATTCACTGTCTCTCTCTGCGTTTGACTGATGAATATTCATCTAATGCTCATGCACGCAGACAGTTGCCTTCTCCAGAATTACTTCCCTTACTTTCTGATAACTCTTACCATCACTTCATCTTGTCAACTGATAACATCTTAGCTGCTTCAGTAGTGGTCACCTCTGCTGTGCAGTCATCTTTAAGACCTGAAAAAATAGTCTTCCATGTCATCACAGACAAGAAAACTTATGCGGGTATGCATTCCTGGTTTGCATTAAACCCCATCACCCCTGCAATTGTTGAAGTAAAAGGTGTTCACCAGTTTGACTGGTTAACAAGAGAGAATGTTCCGGTGCTTGAAGCTGTAGAGAACCATAATGGGATTAGGAGTTACTACCATGGGAATCACATTGCTGCAGCCAATCTCAGTGAGACTACTCCGCGAGTCTTCGCTTCAAAATTACAGGCTAGAAGTCCAAAATACATTTCATTACTCAACCATCTTCGCATATATTTACCAGAGGTAATCAGATGTGATGTGAGActtttccccttttcttattattATGGAGTTCTACTATGATGCTGAATTTGGAACTGTGGTTCTCTTGATTGTTTGAAGAAAATAACACATCCATTAGGTATTGTTTTGGAGGTAATGCTTGTTTGAGGGCACAggagaatctctctctctctctctctctcactctctctgttGTTCATACATACATGTGCGTGCATGCATGCACACCCAAACACCCACTCACATCCTCATGCACCCTCCACACCCTATAGACCTTTGACTGATGGTGaaaaatgcattttagtttttttagTTGAGTATTTTTATACAATGAAAGTCTAACGGAAATAGATATTGTGTGATTATGGTattcctgattttttttttttcaagtttgaaCTCAAGTAACTGGCAATAATACATTGAAAAACTGAGATGCTCAGGTCGAGGAGTTCAGCTGAGGGATTCTATTGGGAGTTCTTTTACGAGATGAAGTGTTGAACAATGAAAAAGTGAAGTAGAgaatgaagaggttggtggtgGTTTTGATGGTGCAACAGAAGTTGCTGGTGTTCCAAATGGTGATCAGGTTCAAAAGTGGAAGATTATAGTGGAAGCAAGTCATAAAGTGCTGAGCATTTCTGCCTGCAACTAGTAAGGTTTATGCTGGCAGGAAATCTAGGCATGCAGGTTTTGAGTTGTACAAAGGGGTTGGTGAGAAATGACTTGATGAGGAGATGTGTactactataacttcaaaaagataataataatggtaattttattattttggaGAGCCAGCTTATTTGAGGGTTGTATTAGGAGAAGGTTAGTGAAGGGTGGTCTGCCAGAGGCAAATTAAAATGAGACCATGTGACTGATTAGGAGCGTGATTTTGACAGTGAGTTTACGTGTGATGGACATTCATTATTAGATGAATTTCACGAGCAATATGGGTATTGTTTCGGCTTCTGATTCCTCAAATTTAGTGGGTGACATTTCTCGTGTGCTAGCAACTCCTTTAGAAGGTTTGTATGGTGTTTCTGTTCTGGAGGATGATGGCGTGGGTAAAATATTTGTGAAACTGGTCTTAATAGCGGAGGTGAGTGAGAAGGGTATCGAAGCTCCAATAATTGATGGATAAGATGGGTTTGTGGTTGCTTGATCTGGGGGGAACATGAAGTTCAGGTTGATGTGATAAGAgcaatatggaaaaaaaaaaaagaaaagaacagaAAGGAAAAGCCATTGTGAACCGGCTGACTTAAAATATTTgataaattatgatggaaagggttgAGAAGGGATTTTTTTGAATTAGTTACTTTAATTTTTTCACTTTTGTGGACTCCTTGCCCACCTTTTGATGTAATTCTTTCTTCTCTATCTCAATaaatttcttttgttatttaaaaaatttttgaaagtAGTATTTTAAACATTCAATGGCTTGGGAAAAATGGAGATTGGAGAGGTAGGAACTGAAAGAAAAATTGTCATCTTGGCAATACGTTGTGACAgaatttgagatttcttttgtAGCTTATGTGGATGACTCTGTGATGTCTTCATCATGCGATTGGGAATTTGGACATTATTTGTTCCTGCCATCAGCTATTGGCTCATGAATGTGTTTGCTAAGGATTGTTTTATGTCTTTTTGTTTACATTTTAAAAATCattgtaggttttttttttttggtttattaaAGTGCACTGACTACATACATTTTTTAACAGCTCTTTCCAAACCTTGACAAGGTAGTATTCGTAGATGATGATGTTGTAATTCAGCGTGATCTGTCTCCACTATGGGATATTGACCTCAGGGGAAAGGTAAATGGAGCTGTCGAAACATGTAGAGGTGACGACGAATGGGTAATGTCTAAGCGATTCAGAAATTACTTCAATTTTTCTCATCCTCTTATAGCGAAGAATTTGAACCCTGATGAATGTGCATGGGCTTATGGGATGAACATCTTTGATCTAAGTGCTTGGAGAAAGACGAGTATAAGAGACACTTATCATTCATGGTTGAAGGAGGTAAGATTCAAATACATGTGTTTCCCTTACAGTTCAATCCTTTGTTGATTCAGCTTATATTGGGGAGTTGAGAAACAGTAAAATGTGTTGAACTTGACAAATGAGCATTTTCCTATCTTCCAAATCACTAAAACCATTTTCTTTTTGTCTATAGTGTAATCACTTTGTTGTGAACACTGCCTCTTTTTGTTATGCAAGTCATTCGGTGCTCGAGTGTCACCCTTGTTatgtgtttttctttttcttttggccTAGGTTTCTTTGGTGGTGGcagggttatggtttaggattgGGTCATGCATCATTTTTGTGATAAATTCTTCTTTTTGATtaattattttgatgtttatatTTCTTGTCTGGACAAATTGAGTTTTCTTTCCTAAATTTGGCAAAATGACATTTCTAGCTTTGGAAAAATATTGCAAAATTTTGAATTGCTTAATATTTTGATCAGTTCTCCCCATTAAGATTATCATTGTGCTGATATTTTCTCTAGATTTCATTAAGGATCTAAATGCAACCAAGGGAAAATTTGGGACTCACTAAAATTTTGGAATTTAAGCATTGATCTAGATTATCACTATTGTCAAATATTGAAACCTCTTTTAACTTCCTGGTTGAGTTTTTAGTTGCTTCAACAAATCTGGTTAATGGAAATGCTGGTAAATGTAAGATTGTCAACCATTTCTTAGTCATATTGCCGCCTGTGTTGCAGAATCTGAAGTCAAACCTGACA
It encodes the following:
- the LOC131147222 gene encoding probable galacturonosyltransferase 14 isoform X4; this encodes MQLHFSPSMRSITISSSNGFIDLMKIKVAARHISYRTLFHSILILAFLLPFVFILTAVVTLEDCLGRRLGPRLLGRGDDSGKLVRDFYKVLNQVNTEEIPNGLKLPDSFSQLVSDMKNNQYDARTFAFMLKAMMEKLEREIKESKLAELTNKHFAASSIPKGIHCLSLRLTDEYSSNAHARRQLPSPELLPLLSDNSYHHFILSTDNILAASVVVTSAVQSSLRPEKIVFHVITDKKTYAGMHSWFALNPITPAIVEVKGVHQFDWLTRENVPVLEAVENHNGIRSYYHGNHIAAANLSETTPRVFASKLQARSPKYISLLNHLRIYLPELFPNLDKVVFVDDDVVIQRDLSPLWDIDLRGKVNGAVETCRGDDEWVMSKRFRNYFNFSHPLIAKNLNPDECAWAYGMNIFDLSAWRKTSIRDTYHSWLKENLKSNLTMWKLGTLPPALIAFKGHVHPIDASWHMLGLGYQNNTNIENVKNAAVIHYNGQSKPWLQIGFDHLRPFWTKYVNYSNDFIRNCHMLES
- the LOC131147222 gene encoding probable galacturonosyltransferase 14 isoform X2, with translation MQLHFSPSMRSITISSSNGFIDLMKIKVAARHISYRTLFHSILILAFLLPFVFILTAVVTLEGVNKCSSFDCLGRRLGPRLLGRGDDSGKLVRDFYKVLNQVNTEEIPNGLKLPDSFSQLVSDMKNNQYDARTFAFMLKAMMEKLEREIKESKLAELTNKHFAASSIPKGIHCLSLRLTDEYSSNAHARRQLPSPELLPLLSDNSYHHFILSTDNILAASVVVTSAVQSSLRPEKIVFHVITDKKTYAGMHSWFALNPITPAIVEVKGVHQFDWLTRENVPVLEAVENHNGIRSYYHGNHIAAANLSETTPRVFASKLQARSPKYISLLNHLRIYLPELFPNLDKVVFVDDDVVIQRDLSPLWDIDLRGKVNGAVETCRGDDEWVMSKRFRNYFNFSHPLIAKNLNPDECAWAYGMNIFDLSAWRKTSIRDTYHSWLKENLKSNLTMWKLGTLPPALIAFKGHVHPIDASWHMLGLGYQNNTNIENVKNAAVIHYNGQSKPWLQIGFDHLRPFWTKYVNYSNDFIRNCHMLES
- the LOC131147222 gene encoding probable galacturonosyltransferase 13 isoform X3, coding for MQLHFSPSMRSITISSSNGFIDLMKIKVAARHISYRTLFHSILILAFLLPFVFILTAVVTLEDCLGRRLGPRLLGRGDDSGQKLVRDFYKVLNQVNTEEIPNGLKLPDSFSQLVSDMKNNQYDARTFAFMLKAMMEKLEREIKESKLAELTNKHFAASSIPKGIHCLSLRLTDEYSSNAHARRQLPSPELLPLLSDNSYHHFILSTDNILAASVVVTSAVQSSLRPEKIVFHVITDKKTYAGMHSWFALNPITPAIVEVKGVHQFDWLTRENVPVLEAVENHNGIRSYYHGNHIAAANLSETTPRVFASKLQARSPKYISLLNHLRIYLPELFPNLDKVVFVDDDVVIQRDLSPLWDIDLRGKVNGAVETCRGDDEWVMSKRFRNYFNFSHPLIAKNLNPDECAWAYGMNIFDLSAWRKTSIRDTYHSWLKENLKSNLTMWKLGTLPPALIAFKGHVHPIDASWHMLGLGYQNNTNIENVKNAAVIHYNGQSKPWLQIGFDHLRPFWTKYVNYSNDFIRNCHMLES
- the LOC131147222 gene encoding probable galacturonosyltransferase 13 isoform X1, producing MQLHFSPSMRSITISSSNGFIDLMKIKVAARHISYRTLFHSILILAFLLPFVFILTAVVTLEGVNKCSSFDCLGRRLGPRLLGRGDDSGQKLVRDFYKVLNQVNTEEIPNGLKLPDSFSQLVSDMKNNQYDARTFAFMLKAMMEKLEREIKESKLAELTNKHFAASSIPKGIHCLSLRLTDEYSSNAHARRQLPSPELLPLLSDNSYHHFILSTDNILAASVVVTSAVQSSLRPEKIVFHVITDKKTYAGMHSWFALNPITPAIVEVKGVHQFDWLTRENVPVLEAVENHNGIRSYYHGNHIAAANLSETTPRVFASKLQARSPKYISLLNHLRIYLPELFPNLDKVVFVDDDVVIQRDLSPLWDIDLRGKVNGAVETCRGDDEWVMSKRFRNYFNFSHPLIAKNLNPDECAWAYGMNIFDLSAWRKTSIRDTYHSWLKENLKSNLTMWKLGTLPPALIAFKGHVHPIDASWHMLGLGYQNNTNIENVKNAAVIHYNGQSKPWLQIGFDHLRPFWTKYVNYSNDFIRNCHMLES